One Phycisphaera mikurensis NBRC 102666 DNA window includes the following coding sequences:
- a CDS encoding EVE domain-containing protein yields the protein MPKRPRHFFLFKSEPGTWSWDDQMAAPERETAWDGVRNFQADGVMKQMRLGDRGFFYHSVNEKRIVGIVEVVGEHEPDPSDRTGRSKAGFGMVRLRGLAPFPTPVTLADVKAEEALGEMVLVNNTRLSVQPVRPGEWAAVCEMGGVAKRWRK from the coding sequence ATGCCCAAGCGACCGCGACACTTCTTCCTCTTCAAGTCCGAGCCGGGCACCTGGTCGTGGGACGACCAGATGGCGGCGCCGGAGCGGGAGACGGCCTGGGACGGCGTCCGCAACTTCCAGGCGGACGGCGTGATGAAGCAGATGCGGCTGGGCGACCGCGGCTTCTTCTACCACTCCGTGAACGAGAAGAGGATCGTCGGCATCGTCGAGGTGGTCGGCGAGCACGAGCCCGACCCCAGCGACCGCACCGGGCGCAGCAAAGCGGGCTTCGGCATGGTCCGGCTCCGCGGGCTCGCGCCCTTCCCGACGCCCGTCACGCTGGCCGACGTGAAGGCCGAGGAGGCGCTCGGCGAGATGGTGCTCGTCAACAACACCCGGCTCTCCGTGCAGCCGGTGCGGCCCGGCGAGTGGGCGGCGGTCTGCGAGATGGGCGGCGTCGCGAAGAGGTGGCGGAAATGA